One window of Perca flavescens isolate YP-PL-M2 chromosome 15, PFLA_1.0, whole genome shotgun sequence genomic DNA carries:
- the LOC114569810 gene encoding apoptosis regulator BAX isoform X2: protein MACEGNDARIGEALIKEVIEEELKEVPSEDFPPLTPQADLKDQEQKLVIQLAKMICIIGDKVQGDQELKDVIDGIACSSRSNVDSFKEVADQVFQYGISWERIAVLFYVAGKLAVKMVKAHLPQSVREILRWTVDFFRNNLLGWIREHGGWINSFSELAVASMQNVSSMSCRSYSLVLIFVAGLALGSVITLKLTKRL from the exons ATGGCGTGTGAAGGAAACG ATGCGAGGATAGGGGAGGCCCTGATCAAAGA GGTGATAGAGGAGGAGCTGAAGGAAGTACCCTCCGAGGACTTCCCACCCCTTACTCCACAGGCAGACTTAAAGGACCAGGAGCAGAAGTTGGTGATCCAGCTGGCCAAAATGATCTGCATCATTGGGGACAAGGTCCAAGGCGACCAGGAGCTCAAAGA TGTGATAGATGGGATAGCTTGTTCTTCCCGCTCTAATGTTGACAGCTTTAAGGAAGTGGCAGACCAAGTGTTTCAATACGGGATCAGCTGGGAGAGGATCGCTGTGCTCTTCTACGTAGCCGGAAAGCTGGCTGTCAAG ATGGTGAAGGCGCATCTCCCTCAATCAGTGAGGGAGATCCTGAGATGGACCGTGGATTTTTTCAGAAACAATCTACTGGGCTGGATCCGGGAACATGGAGGATGG ATCAACAGTTTCTCTGAGCTGGCAGTGGCGTCCATGCAGAACGTGTCATCAATGAGCTGTCGCAGCTACAGCCTCGTCCTGATCTTTGTTGCCGGCCTGGCTCTAGGAAGTGTCATCACCTTGAAACTAACCAAAAGGCTCTGA
- the LOC114569810 gene encoding apoptosis regulator BAX isoform X1 has product MACEGNGMSDARIGEALIKEVIEEELKEVPSEDFPPLTPQADLKDQEQKLVIQLAKMICIIGDKVQGDQELKDVIDGIACSSRSNVDSFKEVADQVFQYGISWERIAVLFYVAGKLAVKMVKAHLPQSVREILRWTVDFFRNNLLGWIREHGGWINSFSELAVASMQNVSSMSCRSYSLVLIFVAGLALGSVITLKLTKRL; this is encoded by the exons ATGGCGTGTGAAGGAAACGGTATGTCAG ATGCGAGGATAGGGGAGGCCCTGATCAAAGA GGTGATAGAGGAGGAGCTGAAGGAAGTACCCTCCGAGGACTTCCCACCCCTTACTCCACAGGCAGACTTAAAGGACCAGGAGCAGAAGTTGGTGATCCAGCTGGCCAAAATGATCTGCATCATTGGGGACAAGGTCCAAGGCGACCAGGAGCTCAAAGA TGTGATAGATGGGATAGCTTGTTCTTCCCGCTCTAATGTTGACAGCTTTAAGGAAGTGGCAGACCAAGTGTTTCAATACGGGATCAGCTGGGAGAGGATCGCTGTGCTCTTCTACGTAGCCGGAAAGCTGGCTGTCAAG ATGGTGAAGGCGCATCTCCCTCAATCAGTGAGGGAGATCCTGAGATGGACCGTGGATTTTTTCAGAAACAATCTACTGGGCTGGATCCGGGAACATGGAGGATGG ATCAACAGTTTCTCTGAGCTGGCAGTGGCGTCCATGCAGAACGTGTCATCAATGAGCTGTCGCAGCTACAGCCTCGTCCTGATCTTTGTTGCCGGCCTGGCTCTAGGAAGTGTCATCACCTTGAAACTAACCAAAAGGCTCTGA